The DNA segment TCCAGGGAAGAGAGGGTGGTCAGAGGGACGGCTCcgaggggaaaggagaggaccaGAGCGGGGGATACGGCTCTATCTGCTGGGGAGCATTGCTGGGCTCTGCTCCGTGCTCCGGAGCAGCATCCCTGCGGTTGTGtcctgggagaggagcaggagtCGGTGGCTCCCCTCTCCCACATAGGGCCAGGCGGGATGCACAGTGCGATCGTCCTCTAGCCCTGAGCATCCCAGGAAACCCGCCCTGCACGGGGAAAACCATCCCAACGTCACGGCGCCGGAGCAAGCTGCACCCCAGCGTGGTGAAATAGCTGCAATTTGTCGATCTCCCAGGTGTATCAGGACTCAGAGTAACCTGAGACACTGCTGCTTCATCCGCCTGCATCTCTGTGATACCGAGGAGCTACACATCATCTCCTCTCCTCGGTGGACAGGAGAGGGGCTGTGTCATGCCGCTCGCTCCCAGCTCCTTCCCGTGCCGTGGTTTGCGATGGAGACCAACCTGCACCCCAAAACTTTCCTTTCCCCAGTTCCCTTTGGTCCTAGGTCTTCTTGTTTTGCCTCATTCCAATGATAAACTCAGAAAGGGATGATTCATCGTACTGAAGAGGTTTGCTCAGGGACAAGTGATGCCTTTCCTCCTTGGTGcatctttctcctctccagcGGTGCTCAGGAGAGTTCGTGGTGCTGTCTGCATGGGCTGCCATTCCCGGTACCACTGCTGGGCTGGGAAAGTGGCTGGAAGCAAGGCAGATTTTCACTTCTatagcatgggaaaaaaaaaaaaaaaaaaaaatcctgttattcCTGGAAACCCAAAGCTTTCCTAACAACAGGCATTTCTTACAGCTCCAAATTTTGGCTGTGGAGAGGCCACCCCTGACTGCCTCTGCTCTGGCTCCTGACCTTGCTCTCGCAGATCCCACTCCCAAGCAGCGGCTGCTCCtctcctgtccccatgtcccctccaaACAGCCCTGCTATCGCCTTCCCTCTCTTACCCACGGACCTGCTGGTCCATCATCCCCAGCCCCCCTCAACATCCTCTTCACCTGCCCTGCCCCAAAACCAGGATGCATTACTAATTAACACACCTAATTAGCAGCTCTGGAGGATGAAGCTTTTACATCCAGGGCGGGGGGATGTCAGCCCcgctcccagctcacctctgggTGGCTGTGCGTTAGGCAGGCTGTAATCCTCGCTGGAGAGAGGAATTGGGGCTGACAAATCCCGTTATCTCTCCTCTGGATTAACGAGGGGGATAAAGGATCCCCAGAGATGGGGGGATGACTGGAGGGCTGCGGGGGACCAACGCAGATGCTGCAGGGATGGGTcagggcagagcagaggtggGATCGGTGCTGGGTGTCAGGGCCGGAGAGCTTGTCTTACCCCTTGCTACCTGCCGGCGTAGCAGCCTCCTTGACGTGCCCAGCCCCGAAGCAGTGCGGGGCATCCCCCGGGCACGGCGACGGGGCTGAGCCAGGATTGATCCCTCTCTGCACCTTGCAGGAGTGGGCGGACGTGTGTTGCAGGGGGCTCCGGAGCGTCCATGCCTACATCCTGGTCTATGACATCTGTTGCTTTGACAGCTTCGAGTACATCAAAACCATCCGCCAGCAGATCCTGGAAACGAGGTAGGGACCACTTTGCCGGAGGGTACATCCCCCTGGGGCTGCCGGCAGGGCCGTAGGGCTCGCCCCAGCGCTCCCCTGCTCTTGCCATCGGAGATGAGATATTACAGACTGGGACAAAGCCCccttgcagggctgggagcccgaaagcaaaagcaaaactggacccaggggcaggagaaggagcaggacCCCAGGCAGGTACCCCGCCATGGGCGAGGGCAGccatccctgggaaagcagctggGGTTGGCACGGTGGGTGGCCGGCCACGAAGAGGGACAAGGGGACAGGCCAAGAGGAGGCACGTCCCTCTTGGCAAGCCAAAGCCAAAAGCCAGTTTGGGACGGGTATGTCGGTTGTCATGCTGTGCCCCATCCCCTTCTGTCCTCCCTCACCACCCCCCGCTCTCCAGGGTCATCGGCACTTCGGAGACGCCCATCATCATCGTGGGCAACAAGCGGGACCTGCAACGGGGCCGGGTGATCCCGCGCTGGAACGTCTCCAACCTGGTGAAGAAGACGTGGAAGTGCGGCTACATCGAGTGCTCGGCCAAGTACAACTGGCACATCCTGCTGCTCTTCAGCGAGCTCCTGAAGAGCGTGGGCTGCGCCCGCTGCAAGCACGTCCACACCACCATCCGCTTCCAGGGTGCCCTGCGCAGGAACCGATGCACCATCATGTgagcccccccctgccccgacGGACCCCCCTCGCCCCGGGCCGTTCTCCGGGAGGGTGACGCCGCGGTGGGAGCTGTGCCGGAGGCACCTCGAGGTTTGCTTCCCCACCGGCGCTGGCACCCCACGGTGACATTTGGGGGACGGTGCGCCTTGGgcggtgctgggcagggtgaTGCGGTGGCCACTGGTGGGTCGGAGCGGATGGGCAGAATGGTTCCTGGAGGTAGCAAGAGGTGAGGGAGGACTTCGGCTAAAACCCCGAGCCCTCCCTGAGCCTCCAGCGCTCGGGGCCAAAACCGTCCTGGGGGTTTAGTGTCTCTGCCGTGCCTGAAACGCTGCCGTGGCACCGGGGAGGAGCGGAGGAGATGCCTCAGCCGGTGCCCAGAGGTTGGCTGTCGGGTCCGTCCCTGCCGGCTCCTGCCCCGGCATCGCAGGGGCAACGCTTGCCGCTGCCTGCCGTCACCTGCCCCCCTGGAAGGAAATTGCCCGGCGCCTGTGTCCCGATGCGCCGGGGGTGGCTCCATCCCTGGGGCACGGTGGAGATGGAAGTCCTGTTTTCCTCCCTGCGGAGCTGAGGTTTCTCCCCTCGGAGGGCAGAGCAGCCTCCGGCAAGAGGCCAGGTTACAGGGGCTCTTTTTTGGCTCAGTTGGGCCAGATTTCCAAGTGGAATTTCTGgatgaaagcaagaaaggaaaaaaaaaaaaaaaaaagcccccatcCTGCCCCTTACATCCCCTGGGGTGCCGGGCGCTGCTTTCCCAGGGCTTTAGAGTCCCCCTTCTGCCCTGGTTCAGCCAAGGAAGGCTTCTCCTCCCCCACCAGCCTGTCGAACACCAAATAATCTCAAAACACTCCTTGCCAGGCAGGTCACCCCTTCGCTACCTCGCATCCCGGGCTTAGCGGGCGACCGGCTTTGCACGGCTCTGACCCAAATCCCCGGCGTCTCCCGGGCAGGCGGGCAGCCCTCCTCCCATGCCGTCGCACCCTGCCAGCGGTGCCGTGAGATGGGTCCAACCTGCGCCGGGCTTTCCCACAGCGACGCTTGCCTCCGTCCGCATGAGATGGCGGCGGTGCGAAGGCAGCCTCCAAAGCAATAGGGAGCTGGAGTTGCAATTCcacttgcattccttttttttttttttctctgcatagcCCTAATAGGAAAGTGAGACccccataatttttatttttttttttttttttttttttaatctttcagctTGTTTTTACACCAGACTTGCAGCTCACCTGCTTCTTGTCCTGCAGGGCGGGTGGCAAAGTGCAGTCCCTGTTAGGAAACGGTGTTGGGGCGGTGTGCCGGCGAGGGGTGAGCAAGAGGCCGAGGGGGTTGGGGTTCTTCTTTCTTggctgctccctgtgggacacGGGGAAATGCCATGTGAGGCCGGTCATCCTCCGGCAAAACCATCTCGGTGATTTCTGGTGTAAGAAGGCAATGCAGGTATTCAGCATCGCTCTGGGCAGTAAGGCAAAAGGACGCCAGCCCCATCTCTTCACCCCCGCGGCCAGGTTTCCATCTCACAGAAGCACCGCTGTGCTCTCGGTAACACTTTCTATTAAGAGTAGGTCCAGGTGAGCTCCGGCACGGTGCGTTTCACCGCCCCATCCCTGCCGCCGGGGCCGTgcgctgccctgcagccccaaTGCCGCAGGGTTGGGGGTCACCCTGctcctcccttcccatccccagcAGCCGCTTTGAGAACCAAACCCCATTCCCCtcgctccaaaaaaaaaaaaaaaaaaaaaaaaggaaaaaaaagagaaaaggtgatGGGGGGACATGGGTCCATGTCAGGTGGCTGCGAGAGCCCAGGCCGGGGAAGGGCAGTGGCATCCATCATCATCCCTCGCCTTCACGGCAAACCTACGGGGCTTCGCCACCGGTCCCCCCGACCTCATCTCATCAGGATTTATTAACACTTGTAAGTCCACGTTATTGGTCTCTGGCTAGCTTTATCCCTCCAAATTGTTTGAGAAGGAAACTCCTTGGTAAATGCTAATAATAAAGCATTTCTAAAGTGCTCCGACGTATACATATCAACGACTAAGCCAATACATTGTTTGTTATAACCCTGTAGCCTGCAGTTTATAGCACAATTAGTTACAGGTTTTTATAGCATCTAtttagtattttggaaaaaaaaaaaaaaaaaaaaaggttataaatACAATTGTTATATTCTATTGTACTTTATAGACAGAGAAAGTTATATTAGTAATGATAACTCTCACTGCTTTGACAGCATTTCCCAGCTCCCGAGAAAATGAGGGCTACAAAGAGCTACTTTCCCAAGAGCCCAGGAGGGGGTAGGTGGTGGTACCCACCGGGTGcaggcagggaaaccgaggcagggaGGTCCGGCGTGTGGCCAGGCTCGCGGGGATCAGAGCAGCcaggagcacagcagcagctACAAGCGACCCGCGCCTTGCCCCTGCTCACACCCTTAGTACAAAGTGTTACCGCTCGCCCGATGCCACCCTGGTCCTGCTAAAAATAACCTGCTCCTGAGCCTGGGAGAGGCTGAGGTTGTCCCCACCGCTGTCCCCGGGGCAGCGCTGGGTtcctgtccccccctccccgtgcgcAAGGTGCTGCAGGAGGCGATGCCTGGGTTCAGTCCAGTCCTGGCAAGAATGCTTCCCTCTCCTCctaatcctcctcctcctgccccggtGAGCGTCCCAGTTGCCTGGACTtggctttcctttcctcccctggaCTTCTTGTCGGAGATTCCCGAGGTGTCTACACCGCCTGTAACGCCCTGCACCCCCTTCTTTGAAATCGAATTAAAAATCAGGTCTGTCCCCCCTTGTTCTGTACCCGCTTTGCTGCTCTTTGCCCGTGGCACCCGATTTCTCGCCGCCCCGCTGCCGCTCTCGCAGTCCTTCTGTGAGAGGCAGTGGTCCAGGGTGGGGGAATTTGTTTCTCCCCTGCGAAAGGAGTAGTTTTTGCAAGCAGGTTTTGCATCCCCAGGGCACCGGGGATGCTCGCCCTTCCCGCTCCTCTGCAGGGGGTGTGGGTCTGGCTTCACGCTCTTTTGGAAAACGGGGCTCTTCTGGCCCCCGGGGGGGCTTTCAGAGGGATGTTTGCTGTACGCACAGACCAGCGGCATGAATCCCCTTCGTCAgccgtgacacccccccccccccccccgtcaggATTATCCTCTCTGCCTCCCTACCCACCCAGAAAAGATGCTGGAACAGAAGAGCTTTGGTATATCTCTATTGCACAAACAACATTGCTGGGGCCACGGCTGCAGGCTCTGGAGTACGGCGGCGCCTGCAGTGAGCCTTGGTGACAGCCATCACCCCCACCATCACCGCCGAGGTGACCACCGACCCCCCCCGCGTCTCCCACCTTCACCCGTAAGGAAGCCCACGGAGCTCAGCAAGGGTCACCTCCTGTGACCCCCCCCTAACCTGAGAGACTCAAACATTCATGAAGGCTCTTGGTGCTGTAGGACATGAGGATCGTTAGGCCCATTGTACAGATGGGGAAGACTGAGGTACAAGATGGTTTGCACACTTGGGTGCCAGGTACAGGGTGTCCCCGCTTTCGGGGACACGGTAGGTGCTGGCTACACCCCTCTTCCCTGCAGAAAGTGCCCCGTTCTCTCCATTTGGGGCTGGATTTTTCCACCCAAACCAGTACAAGAGCACCTGTTGAGGAGGAGAATTACCAgtccaaaaaacaaaaccccacagggaaggagggggTGCAGCTCCAAAGAGCAAGGAGGggacgaccccccccccctccgccccccgggTTGCCTGGGACCAAATCCATCGCCCTGCCCACGTTGACCTCAAGCACCGCAGCTCCGGCTTCAGCATCTCTCCCACCTTCGGATGAGGGAGGGGGTCCGTCCCCACCAAAACTCGGGACTGGGGGGGTCAGACCCACGCCTCCTCGTCATCCTCGGTCAGCCAGGCACCGCTGTCGGCCGGCGAGGGCTTGGCCCCGGAGCGGGTGCCactgggctgggggtgccgggGTGGTCCCGGGGGGTGATGCTGGCCCCGGGGGGCTGGTGGGCGCTGGCCCAGCGGGGTGGGGATACGCGAGGGGCGCTTGCCCGGCCTGTGGTCCCGCCGGGGACGAGCCTTGGGCCGCAGCTTCAGCTTGTAGATGGAGGGCACGCGCTCGGGTTTCTTCAGGCACCGCCGGGGCTTGGGGACGTTGCTGGCCCTGGGTCCCCGTGGGGTCTGACCCCCCGCTGCCGGCACCTCCACCTCCCCCCCAGCCGGGAGGGTGGTGGGCTGCGGGGCGGCTTGCGGGTGCGTTTTGGGGACCCAGttccccagccccacggggcGCAGGGGTTGCCTCCCACGGGAGAGCTCCTCTACCACCTTGCCGTAGCCGGGGGGCTGCAcgtgtccccagcatccctggagaCCCTCCTTCCCTCCGCTGGGGCCACAGGCTCCCCCCGGTTTGTCCGCTGgcaccccaggtccctcagcacCCCCAGCCCTTGAACTTGGGGCTGGGTGGCACTGCTGGGTTCCCTGGGGACCCCCGCCAGCATCGCAGACCTTGCACCCAGCTGCAAAATGAGCCGGAGGGCTGGGGGGCCGGCAGACCGCCGGGCTGGCTCTGATGGGGGATTTAACGCTGCCGTCCTGTTTCAGAGGCTGGCTGAAGGAATTTCGGGGTGAGGGCGGTTGGCCCCGGCCAAGAGCTCCCTGGCTCCCTTCCCGCGGGCTTTTCTGGCTCTGTGAGTCTCCGTGGGCATCCTGGTGCAGGACGGGGGCACGAACCttgatggggctgggggcacgggctgttgccacagcagggacccCCCCTTCTTGGGGCATGGCAGCTGCCACAGAAGATTTGCCTCCTTGCTGGGTGATTTTTCGAGATGTCAGCCTGGTGCTGGGTGCCATGGACCTGCCCCGTGGCGGTGTCACGAGGGTTTTTCCCGGGGTGCTCCCACACGGCGCGTTGCGGACCCCCACGCTGTCCCGTGTGCCTGGGGCCAGGCGGGAAGGGGTGGGCGCCCGGCACATCGCCCCACGGCCGAGGGAGCTGGGTCGAGCGGGTGACCCGGACGGTGGTGGCTGCCTCCCCAAAACGGCAGCCGGTGGCTCCCATGTCCTGCAAGGAGAGAGAGCGGAGAAGGGCCCGGGAGCTGCTGCGTCCCCCCTCCATCCAGCCGGCTGCTGGGCACCTCCGTAAGGGAGGGATAAAATAATTCAGGGACGTGAGAAAAACTAGTCTGAAACCAGGCAGTTTGGGGCACGAAGCATCTCTACACCGCTTACCTGCCTGAAGGGACCCCCCGGAGCTGCGCTGGCTCCCGGCGAGGGCTGGCACCCGGTGGGTGACCCGAGCCCTCCGGCGAAGGGGTGGCAGGGGACCGGGGGCCGGGGGTGACACGGGACCCCCAAGCGACTGGAGGCAGGGGACTCTGCGAGCGGCTGACCAGCAgcgtgggctggggctggccgcGGGCGGCTGCCTTCGAGGTTGGGCACAGCCAGATCTCATGCTGTACTTGCTGCTGGGGGTTCCTGGTTTTCCAGGCTTGTTTGTGAGCTGTGGGGAGAACGGGAGCGGGGGGCTCAGCACCCCTGGTCATTGCACCCACCCACGAACGCAACCCACCCAGCCGCTGCTCAACATCCAGCCTCCCGGGGATGCGGGTGCAAACTGGCGTTCCCTGCAAAGGGGCTTTTGGGGTCTGGCTCCATCCAAAAGTCTGCCGTGACCTCTAGTGGCCACCAAAGCCAAAGAGAGTCCCCAAAACCAGACATTGCCCAGCAAAGCCAACGAGGCATCATGGTAACAAAGCCTCCCACTCCCGCAAACGGCCCCAGAAGCAGCAAGACCCACGACagaacccccccacacacctcacCCCAGGCATGGGGCAGAGCCACGGGGTTTGGGGACGCAGGGACTCACAGAGCGAGGTGCAGCGACACGGGTCATGCTTGTCCAGGTAGTGCTCCAGCGTGTCCCAGCCGCCCCCGACCCGCACCATGACGTGCTCCCGCAGGATCTGCAAGGGATGCCGTGTGCCGTGAGGTCTGGAGAGGTGCGTGAGATGCACCCCTTGGACCCCCACCTCTTTTTAAGTAGCCTGGAGGTACCATGCAGAACTGGGCTTGGAGAGCCACGGGTTTGCCCCAAGCGCCACCAGGTCTCCCAAAGGACAGCTTCATCCCCGGCTCAGCACCACTGAGGCAGGATGGTCTCAGCTTCCACTGCCACCCCGGCAGGAATATTTCATCACCCCAAGGAGAGTGGGgagccttttggaaaaaaaaacccctctactGTCATGTGCTGAGCCCTTTGGGAAGGCCAGGCTTAGGGACGGACCCAGGCAGGGACGGAGCATCCCAGTGTTCCCACTGCTGGGTAAGACCTGGCTCTGGCTTGGCACGGGATGGCAAGTTTTTTTCCCATAGACATGGATGGTTACAGCCATGCAAACATGTACTGCAGGGCTGAGCTTCCCTGCTTTGGGGATAAGAGTCAAAAACCCCCACATTGGCCCCATTTGGGGAATGGATTCTGGAAGAAGATTCGTGGCAGCAGAGCAGGATTCCTGGCGCCCGTGCTCCAAGAACACAGGGTGAAGCAGACTCACCCGAACAAAGATGAGGGTGTCAGAGTCGCCCACGCGGTATTTCCCTTCGGATATCTTGATCATGGGGAACTGGACGGGGCAGGTACAGCGGCTCACCAGGTGCTGAACCTGTGGGCAGTAGGGATGGGTCCTCACCAGGGCTCCTGGGAAAGGTCCTGGGGCGGCCACCCCTATCTCCATCATCTCCACCTCCATCCCCATCTCGCCCCATGCCCCTCCGTACCATCTGGTCGAGGTTGTGGAGGTCCCGTGGTTTCCGGGGCggccggggcaggggggtgtcCGCAGGCGGCAGGTCCAGCTCCTGACGGAGCTCCTCCTCAATCTCCTCCTCCATCTGCACCAGAGTCGGGGCGCGCATGCCGAAGCGGGCAGCACGGCGCGCCAGCTCCAGCAGGCACAGCACGAAGTTCTTCTCGTTCTTCCTCAGCACCAGGTCCTCCGTCTCGAACATCAGGACGTCTGGGGCAGGGCAGgcacgtggggatggggacaaagGGGACGAGGGGGGGCACAGGTGGAGTCCAAACCCACCCAAAGGGATGTTATTCCCTGGAGCCATCCCACTAGGAATACGCTTGGGTCCAATAAGAGTTGGGATAAATTAACAGAGGAAGAGCCTTCCCCTTGGGCATCTACATGCAAAGGCATTGCCATATGTTTCATGGCATCCCAAAGCCACAAAACCCAGTGGCTGGGTGTGCTGAGGACATGTCACTCCATGCCCTTCCCAGGCATCCACTGGTGGTGTGGACAGGGTGACAGACCCTTTGCTCAGAGCCAGGACTGCTTCTGATGTCCTTACAGCCAGGATCATGCCATGCATGGCAGGGCCATACCGCGCCATACACCCTTTCCATTTCCACCCCTCCAGCGCATATTTGCACCCAAGCAAACATGCCCGCCGAGTGACAGCACCCTGCAAAGCTGCTGCCGAGCCCAGAGGAACTTGTGCAAGAAATCCCAGCTCAAGGACGCATGTGcaccgtgctgcccagcgctggggTGGCACTGGCTTTGGAGGACACATGGGAAAACTCCTGGGGTGAtgccaggagcagctggaggGGAATTGCACACGGGGACACAGGGCAGCTGGAGCCTGGTATCTTACCTTTAATATCCATCTCCTTCCTGCACCACTGGATGAAGTTGGAGATATTGTCCCTGGCCTGGAAGGTGCCTGGCTGTGCTGCGAGGTTGCAGGCAACGCCGGCGGTGGGCAGGCGGAGGTGGCGGGCCGCGTCGGGGCAGGAGCGGGCGAACTCCTCGGCCACGTGGGTGACGTTGTTGGCGTGGGAGCAGAGTACGGCCCCCGTCTCCAGCACCTCCACAAAAGTGCCCACCTCGATGTCCATGTCGTACAGCTCCTTCAGCCACTCGGCCAAGTCTTCCTTCATGGCGTAGAGGTACTGCTCGCTGGACTGGTAGGGACGGATGCTCCGCACCACGGTGCCCGGCGGCCCCAACATTTTGCCATAAGACTGGGAGGAGGTTGAGGGAAAGGGGTGATGGAGACATGGGTGATGGGGACGTGGGAAGCTGCCCCCAGGCCGTGTGCCCAGCCCACCTCCCCAGCAGCCACACTCACCCGGTGCCGCTTGCTCTCTGCCACCCGGGACGGTGACGCCGTCCTCCCGGTGCTG comes from the Accipiter gentilis chromosome 6, bAccGen1.1, whole genome shotgun sequence genome and includes:
- the RASL10B gene encoding ras-like protein family member 10B; translation: MVATFKIAVLGAQGVGKSAIVRQFLYNEFSEVCVPTTARRVYLPAVVMNGHVHDLQIMDFPPITAFPVNTLQEWADVCCRGLRSVHAYILVYDICCFDSFEYIKTIRQQILETRVIGTSETPIIIVGNKRDLQRGRVIPRWNVSNLVKKTWKCGYIECSAKYNWHILLLFSELLKSVGCARCKHVHTTIRFQGALRRNRCTIM
- the GAS2L2 gene encoding GAS2-like protein 2 encodes the protein MLGPPGTVVRSIRPYQSSEQYLYAMKEDLAEWLKELYDMDIEVGTFVEVLETGAVLCSHANNVTHVAEEFARSCPDAARHLRLPTAGVACNLAAQPGTFQARDNISNFIQWCRKEMDIKDVLMFETEDLVLRKNEKNFVLCLLELARRAARFGMRAPTLVQMEEEIEEELRQELDLPPADTPLPRPPRKPRDLHNLDQMVQHLVSRCTCPVQFPMIKISEGKYRVGDSDTLIFVRILREHVMVRVGGGWDTLEHYLDKHDPCRCTSLSHKQAWKTRNPQQQVQHEIWLCPTSKAAARGQPQPTLLVSRSQSPLPPVAWGSRVTPGPRSPATPSPEGSGHPPGASPRREPAQLRGVPSGRTWEPPAAVLGRQPPPSGSPARPSSLGRGAMCRAPTPSRLAPGTRDSVGVRNAPCGSTPGKTLVTPPRGRSMAPSTRLTSRKITQQGGKSSVAAAMPQEGGVPAVATARAPSPIKVRAPVLHQDAHGDSQSQKSPREGSQGALGRGQPPSPRNSFSQPLKQDGSVKSPIRASPAVCRPPSPPAHFAAGCKVCDAGGGPQGTQQCHPAPSSRAGGAEGPGVPADKPGGACGPSGGKEGLQGCWGHVQPPGYGKVVEELSRGRQPLRPVGLGNWVPKTHPQAAPQPTTLPAGGEVEVPAAGGQTPRGPRASNVPKPRRCLKKPERVPSIYKLKLRPKARPRRDHRPGKRPSRIPTPLGQRPPAPRGQHHPPGPPRHPQPSGTRSGAKPSPADSGAWLTEDDEEAWV